Below is a window of Nocardia asteroides DNA.
CTCAAGGCCGATATCGACCAGATACGCGCGCTCTCGGTGAAACTCACCAACGCGGGCGAAAGCATCGACGCGCTGGACGTCCGCTCGGGCGCGAGCTCGCTGGATGCCTCTCTCCCGGACGGCACGAACGACGCGACCTTCCTGATCCCCGAAGCGGCTGCCCAGGCGGCCCTGGCTGTCGAGGGCGCCTTCCTGCGCGCTGCCGAGCGCTACAAGCAGGTGGCCACCCTGTGCACCACCTGTGCCGACAACCTGCAGATGACCGACGAAGAGTTCGGCAAGAAGCTCTCGGAACTGGACATCCACAGTGCATAAGCGTTCGGCGGTCGAGAAGTGGGACCTGGAGGCGGTCAAGACCTGGGCCGGCCAGGTCGCTGCGGCGCGCGGGGCCTTGGTGGTGTGCGCCGACACGACCATGACCCACATGCGGGACATGCAGGCCAGCTGGTCGGGCGCGGCCTATCTGGCGGCCTACGACCGTGTCGCCGACGACCGAGTCCAGGTCGAGAAGCTCGCACTCGAGGTCGACGAGCTCGTCACCGTCCTCAACGACGAGGTGAACAACGTCATCTCGCATCGCACGACGCTGCTGGGCAAGGTCGCCGACGCCCAGGCCCTCGGGATGACTGTCGACGACGTGTGGAAGGTGATGGACTACGACAACGTCGAAGCCGACGTGCGCCGCGACCATCAAACCTTGATCAACAACGCGCTGTACCCCTTCGAGGACGCGGTCACCAAAGCCGTCCAGGCCATCACCGGCCAGGCGACCGAGATCAGATCGGCGGGCGACCTGCTCGGTTCGAGCCTCGACGTCAGCGCGGCCGACACTCAGGCCGGGCGCTTCGGCAAGGACGACGGCGCCGAACTCGCCGAGGCGGTCAAGAACCACGACAAGGCGAAGATCGACGAGATCCTCGCCCAGATGCCGCAGCCCGCGCTGACCCAGTTCGAGGTCGATCAGCTGGCGGCGGGCAACGAAGTCAACACGCTCCCGCAGAGCACGCAGGACTATTACAAGTCCTTCTTCCAATCCGCGGGCAAGGACGGCATTCTCGGCCTGAACGAACAGCTCCTGGCACGAGAGAACGCCGGCGACACCACCGCCGCGGGCCAGCGCAACAACCTCGCCAACACCATTCTCGCGATGACCAACGAGAAGGTGGGCACCAGCAACGGGTCCAAGGGCTCCTACGCCAACCTGCCGCCCGACATGCAGAATCTCATCTCCGGCCGAGCCGAGGACTTCACCGGCGCCTACAACGGCGACAATCAGCTGGTTGGTCGGTATCAGGAATTGGGCCAGTTCAGCGAGCTGCTCGGCCAGTCCGACCAAGGGATGCAGCCCGGCAAGCAGCTCGGCGTCGAACTGGGCCGCCAGAGCGAAAGCATGATGTCCTACCTCAACAACGTCGACAAGAACATGAGCGGCCAGATGCCGCCCGGCTTCCCCGACGGCTCCAAAGACGAGATGAAAGAGGGCGCACAGCGTTTCCTCGACGTCGCTACCCGCAACGACGACGTGAGCTACTCCCTGCTGACCGGCAACGACCTGCCCGCCACCCCGGACATCGGCTCCGAGTACAAGAACGACCGCCCGTTCGACGCGGAAGAATTCCGCAACACCGTCTTCCGGAGCAATTGGCCGGACGACGGCCAGGCCGCATCAGGATTGCTCGACTGGATCGCCGAGGACACCAAGAAGCCCGGCGAGGAGGGGCTGCGGGCGAACGAGGCGCTGGCCGCGCTACCCGACTACTTCGCACCGACCGGCGACGCGCCCGACGGATCCGCGTCGGAGCGTCCGGAGCTGAAGGATGAAGACGGCAAGACGGTCTTCAACCGAAGCGTGGATGCCTTCAACACCAACCCGAAGCTCGCCGATTCCATGGCACACATCATGGGAAACAACATCGACTCGTATATCTCGGGCCATGCCGAGGAGACCAAGCTTGTCGACGATCCGAGCGTGCCCGGCGTGAACAATCGGCTGGCCGAGCTGTCGGAGACCGATGCGAATCGCCTGTTGTTCCTCGCCGGCCAATCCGACGGCGGACGTCTCATGCTCGAGGTGAGCCGTCAAGAATATGAGGCCAATATGATCGGCCGCGCGTTGACCGAAGGTGGCAGCAATCCATCCGAATGGCTGCAGAACAACGCGCCCAAGTTGGCTGAGCTCGACGGTCGTTACACGAATGCCATCAACAACGCCCTGACCTGGCAGGACGAGCAGAATGCGCAGACGAGCTTCGACGAGAAGACGAAGACTTTCGAGAACCGACAGCAAGCCGCGGATATCGTGAAGTCGCTCACCCTGGACAATCTGGAAATTCCAGGAAAATCCCCCGCCGGAGTGATCGGAAACGAAGTATTCGGAGTCATCAAGGACGAGGGGTACAACGCGGCGATGGAGAAGTGGAACCCGGAGCCCGAAAAGGAAGGTATCGTACCGCCGAATCGCGAAGCGCTGACCACCCGTTCCGAGAACGAAGTCCGGAGCGTCATCCTCCAGGAGATGATGAAGGATGGAACCTTGCCCGCATACGGCGTCGATGCCAACGGAAACCGCATCGACTATCTCGATTCGAACGGACGCATCGTCGATATCGGCGGCATGTCGGGAGCAGCGGTCACCGCACTGAACAACACCCTGGCCGACCGTGGACTGGCGGGATATGTCACCGAATACGGTCGATCACATTCGAACGAGCTGAACAGCGGCTTGATTTCCGACCCGGCCAAGGTGAAGGCATATGTCACAGGAAAGGCGGGGTGACATGAAGCGACCACTCGGAAAATGGAGATGGAGCGGCGTAGCCCTTGCGGCGGTACCGATCTGCGCTATGTCCGTGGGTTGCTCAGCGAGCCCGGACGTATCCAGCGAGGCCCCCACGACGACAGTATCGATTTCAGTGGATTTCGACCCGTGTACGGATCTGGGGTCCAGATTTGTCGAAGAGTACCAATTGAAGGCGCCGGGCACCCCCGTGAAAGAGCCTTTGATGTCGCTTCGAGACGCCGCCGGATGCCGGTTCGAGCGAAGCGTATCGGAGTACTCCGAAGTAGTCATCGCGCTCAACGATGCCCGCCTCGGCTCCGCCGATGAGCTCGAACATCCACCCAGGCGCAAGCTGACGATCGGCGGACGCTCCGCCGAGATGTTGAGCTGGCACGAAAGACCGGGACAGGCCGGAAAGCCGAACTGCTCGATCCAGATCCAGTTGGCCACCGACTCCCTGTACATCTTCTACAGCGACGGACTGCTGCAACTGCCCGACGAGGACTATTCCTGCCGGAATGCCGCGAAAATGGGTGAAGACCTTGTGCGAATGATCGAGCGGTAGCGGTGACAACGGACCAATGTCACGCCGCATCGCCCCCGCCTTGGTCACCGCCGCGATGGGTGGACTGGTGGCATGTGGCGTGACCGAATCCACTTCGGTCAAAAGCAACGATGTTCCTTTAACATTCGACCCGTGTACAGATCTGGTTTCCGGTTTCGTTGAACAATATTCAATGCGGACTCCAGGCCGACCGACAATGGAATACAACAATATTCCGGGGTGCGAATACAAAAGAACCGTCGCGGAGCATTCGAAGGTATTTGTCGCCCTCTACAATCCATCAGAGGTATCAGCCAACGAAGCAGGACTTCCACCGACAAGAAAAGTAGCTATTTCAGGTTATCCGGCAGAGATATCGGGGTGGCGGGAAGCGCCCGCGCAGGCCGGAAAGTACCTGTGCTCAACCAAGGTTGAATTGAACGAGCTCCGCCTGATGGTCTACTACAGCGATGGCCTGCTGCCACTGCCCGACGAGGACTATTCATGCCGCAGAGCGACCGAGATGAGCGACGACCTCATCGAAATGGTAATGGGACAGAAATAGCTGTGACCGAGGGTTGAGTTCTCCACACGGGCTGTCCCCTGGTCTGGCGATGTCCAGGATCGCCAGACCAGGGTTGCTCAAGCGATCAGGCCCAGACCTAGGGCTGTGGCTACCGGGGCCAGGTAGAGGATCGGGAAGGCTACGGTCTTGTAGGAGTGGGCTCGGAGGACGGTGATTACCGCGCCGGTGAAGTAGAGGATCAGGGCGATGGCGGCGGTGATGCCGACGAGGGGGATCCAGAGGCCGATGATCAAGCCGAGGGCGCCTGCGGCCTTGGCCAGGCCGAGGGGGGTCCACCAGGTTCGGGGGACACCGTAGTCGATGAGGGGGTCGACGACGAAGGGGGCTCGGCGGAGGAGTGAGAGGGCCGAGAAGCCGACCCAGAGGGCGGCGATGACGGTGACGATGAGGTAGGCGATGTTCATGGTGGGGCTCCTTCGGCGGGCGCGGTGTTCGTGGCGTCTGCCGAGGTGACGATGTAGCGGGGGTGGGTGTGACATCGGTGTGGTGGGATGTCGAATTCGGGGGTGGCGCTCGGTAATTCGCCGCGCCGGTAGTACTGGGGTTCGGGGTGGGGCCGTACTGCGGACCGATGCGGGTGGCGGGCGGGGGTTTCTACCGTCGGGGCATGCGTACTCGAGTTCTGGTTCTCGCGATCTGTGTCGTGGCGGCGCTGTTGCCCGCGTGCACGGTCGGCGTGACCGCGGCACCTTCGCACCGTGCGGACAGCGTTCAGGGCGATCTCGACGAACTGGTCCGTGCAGGGGCGGTCGGCGCGCTCGCCACGCTCACCGCTGACGGCGGCACCTCGGTCCTCGCCGCGGGTGTTGCCGAGCTCGCGACGGGGACGCCGATGCCGGTGGGTTCGGCGCAGCATGTGCGGATCGGCAGTGTCACCAAGACGTTCACCGCGGCGGTTGTCCTGCAACTGGTGGCCGAGGGGCGGGTCGACCTGGACTTGCCGGTGGACACGTACCTACCGGGTCTGCTCACCGGTGACGGCATCGACGGGCGGATGATCACCGTCCGTCAGCTGCTGGGGCACCGGAGCGGGCTGCCGGAGCCGACCGCGCCGGACGGGATCGACGAGCACACGGCGGTCGAGCTGGGCCGCACCTTCACGCCCACGGAGGAGATCGCGCTCGTCCTG
It encodes the following:
- a CDS encoding TPR repeat region-containing protein, yielding MHKRSAVEKWDLEAVKTWAGQVAAARGALVVCADTTMTHMRDMQASWSGAAYLAAYDRVADDRVQVEKLALEVDELVTVLNDEVNNVISHRTTLLGKVADAQALGMTVDDVWKVMDYDNVEADVRRDHQTLINNALYPFEDAVTKAVQAITGQATEIRSAGDLLGSSLDVSAADTQAGRFGKDDGAELAEAVKNHDKAKIDEILAQMPQPALTQFEVDQLAAGNEVNTLPQSTQDYYKSFFQSAGKDGILGLNEQLLARENAGDTTAAGQRNNLANTILAMTNEKVGTSNGSKGSYANLPPDMQNLISGRAEDFTGAYNGDNQLVGRYQELGQFSELLGQSDQGMQPGKQLGVELGRQSESMMSYLNNVDKNMSGQMPPGFPDGSKDEMKEGAQRFLDVATRNDDVSYSLLTGNDLPATPDIGSEYKNDRPFDAEEFRNTVFRSNWPDDGQAASGLLDWIAEDTKKPGEEGLRANEALAALPDYFAPTGDAPDGSASERPELKDEDGKTVFNRSVDAFNTNPKLADSMAHIMGNNIDSYISGHAEETKLVDDPSVPGVNNRLAELSETDANRLLFLAGQSDGGRLMLEVSRQEYEANMIGRALTEGGSNPSEWLQNNAPKLAELDGRYTNAINNALTWQDEQNAQTSFDEKTKTFENRQQAADIVKSLTLDNLEIPGKSPAGVIGNEVFGVIKDEGYNAAMEKWNPEPEKEGIVPPNREALTTRSENEVRSVILQEMMKDGTLPAYGVDANGNRIDYLDSNGRIVDIGGMSGAAVTALNNTLADRGLAGYVTEYGRSHSNELNSGLISDPAKVKAYVTGKAG
- a CDS encoding DUF3558 family protein translates to MSVGCSASPDVSSEAPTTTVSISVDFDPCTDLGSRFVEEYQLKAPGTPVKEPLMSLRDAAGCRFERSVSEYSEVVIALNDARLGSADELEHPPRRKLTIGGRSAEMLSWHERPGQAGKPNCSIQIQLATDSLYIFYSDGLLQLPDEDYSCRNAAKMGEDLVRMIER
- a CDS encoding DUF3558 domain-containing protein; this encodes MSRRIAPALVTAAMGGLVACGVTESTSVKSNDVPLTFDPCTDLVSGFVEQYSMRTPGRPTMEYNNIPGCEYKRTVAEHSKVFVALYNPSEVSANEAGLPPTRKVAISGYPAEISGWREAPAQAGKYLCSTKVELNELRLMVYYSDGLLPLPDEDYSCRRATEMSDDLIEMVMGQK
- a CDS encoding DoxX family protein — translated: MNIAYLIVTVIAALWVGFSALSLLRRAPFVVDPLIDYGVPRTWWTPLGLAKAAGALGLIIGLWIPLVGITAAIALILYFTGAVITVLRAHSYKTVAFPILYLAPVATALGLGLIA